Proteins found in one Aethina tumida isolate Nest 87 chromosome 1, icAetTumi1.1, whole genome shotgun sequence genomic segment:
- the LOC126264131 gene encoding uncharacterized protein LOC126264131: MILFILIYCCLIKLVCCKDAVNVVSSNWLKKNSFKLIDLEIDSNHLVDDDWHRSRGFIKDYRWWTFKGSQVQLPENATFKFSVNLTTNNPIAKLKVNEYNLIFQKTNDSVKVKSSLCPGDAHVVEKKWDRDLSWFHFSMKLNENGSNWVVSNESVSIEKNCFRKGRYNFTADNESNWRFQKYNIYKFEESGMFSISSVKKCVYLSLIRPNNEHCTFAINKVNQGYPKNIESLWLVHEICTDRSEVVFNMTKKNTSTICIWKFAKQYITTDEKINFDENTTTNTPASEYMDPSTKTPVILSTKIPMTSETSTTKPVIKPAIGNNYLVYLIVSLVLIVVFILVTVVLVKKFMNKRKTNRANSTCPIYEDIEYKSMPSGAQDYVKINEIYGELNDDKIVINDIYG, translated from the exons ATGattctttttattctaatttattgttgCTTGATAAAACTTGTTTGTTGTAAGGATGCTGTTAATGTTGTATCATCAAATTGGTTGAAGAAGAATA GTTTTAAACTTATAGATTTGGAAATCGATTCGAATCATCTAGTCGACGATGACTGGCATAGATCACGAGGCTTTATTAAAGATTATAGATGGTGGACATTTAAGGGAAGTCAAGTGCAATTACCAGAAAAcgcaacttttaaattttcagtgaaTCTTACAACTAATAATCCTATTGCGAAGCTAAAGGTTAATgaatataacttaatatttcaaaagactAATGACTCGGTTAAAGTTAAATCTTCTTTGTGTCCAGGTGATGCACAtgttgttgaaaaaaaatgg GATCGTGATCTTTCTTGGTTTCATTTCAGTATGAAACTTAATGAAAATGGGAGTAACTGGGTTGTTTCAAATGAATCTGTttctatagaaaaaaattgttttcgtaaAGGACGTTACAATTTCACAGCTGATAATGAAAGTAACTGGagatttcaaaaat ataatatttataaatttgaagaatctggAATGTTTAGCATTTCTTCAGTTAAGAAATGCGTCTATTTATCACTTATTAGGCCAAATAATGAACACTGTACTTTTGCCATAAATAAGGTAAACCAG GGATATCCAAAGAATATAGAGAGCCTGTGGTTAGTACATGAAATTTGTACTGATCGTTCAGAAGTTGTCTTCaatatgacaaaaaaaaacactagTACTATTTGTATTTGGAAATTTGCTAAGCAGTACATCACAACAG atgaaaaaattaattttgatgaaaatacTACAACAAATACACCAGCGTCAGAATACATGGATCCTTCAACAAAAACACCAGTGATCCTCTCAACAAAAATACCAATGACTAGCGAAACTAGTACCACAAAGCCTGTGATAAAACCTGCCATTGGAAATAATTatcttgtatatttaatagtttctcTAGTGTTAATAGTTGTATTTATTCTAGTAACGGTTGTACTAGTCAAGAAATTCATGAACAAACGAAAAACAAATAGGGCAAACTCCACATGTCCAATATATGAAGATATCGAATATAAGAGCATGCCATCAGGTGCCCAGgattatgtcaaaattaatgaaatatacgGAGAATTAAATGacgataaaattgtaataaatgatatttatggttaa